A window of Actinomadura viridis genomic DNA:
CGGGAGCGGCATGATCAGCCCGATGCAGGCGGTCACGGGGCTGGTGAACCCCGGTGCCGGGCAGGCCGCCCCCCGGGCCGCCGCCGGGGCGATCGACATCGGCGGGCGGCCCCCCGTGGACCACCGCACCCGCGGCATCGGCGCCGGGATCGCCGTGGGCGCGGTCATCCTGGCCCTGGCCGTCGCGTTCGGCGGGGCGGTCATCCCGCTCGGGCGGCGGCGCGGCTGGCGGCCGGGACGTGCCCGGTCCACCGGCGGCGGCGAGGGCTGAGCGGCACGAGCCGCCCGCCCTCGCCAACCGTCGCGGCCCCCGCCAACCGTCGCGGCCCGTGCCAACCGTCGCGACCCCGGCCGCGGCCGTCACCGACCGCGGCCGTCACCGACCGCGGCCGGGGCCGCCCTGCGCCGCTGATCAGCCGTTCGGCTGCTCCCCGATGAAGGCGGTCTGGATCAGCCTCTTGCCGGTCCGGCGGTCGACGAAGGTACCGCGGCCGGGGGGCAGCGGCTGGGCCCGCACGTCGCCGAACAGCGCGCCCTCCTCCTTGGAGCCCGACATGATCAGCGCGGGGCTGGCCATGTCCTTGAGGCGCTGGATGACCGGGTCGAACATGGCGCGGCCCGCACCGCCCATCGCCCGGGACACGATCACGTGCAGGCCGATGTCGCGGGCCTGCGGCAGCAGTTCGGCGATCTGCGCGATCGGGTTGCCCGACGGGGTCGCCACCAGGTCGTAGTCGTCGATGAGCAGGTAGAGGTCCGACCCCGTCCACCAGGAGCGGTTGCGGAGCTGCTCGGGGGTCAGGTCGGCCGGTGGGAGCCGGGCCACCAGGGCCCCGTTGATGTCCTTCAGCAGCCCGGTGGCGGCCGCGGGCGCGGCGGCGTAACCGATCACGTGGTCGCCCTCGGCCACGTCCAGCATGGCGCGGTGGTAGTCGACCATGATGAGGCGCGCCTCGTTCGGGGTGTTCCGCGCCTTGATCGACTGGGCCAGCAGCTGCATCAGGTTGGACTTGCCGCACTCGTTGTCGCCGACGACGATGAAGTGCGGGTCCTGCTCGAAGTTGAGCAGGACCGGCGAGAGCGTGTCCTCGTCGATCCCGATGGGGATCGGCTTGCCCGTGTCGGCGGCCTGCGGCAGCTGCGTCACCGGGAACAGGCCCGGCAGCATCCGCACCGGCGGCGCGCCCGGCCGTCCCCGCCAGCTCGCGGCGACCGTCTCGACGAGGTGGCGCAGGCCGTCGGACACGTCCTCGCTCGTGGTCCGCCCGTCGATGCGCGGCAGCGAGGTCAGGAAGTGCAGCCCCTCCCGGCTCAGGCCGCGTCCGGGCCTGCCCTCCGGGACGTTCACCGCCATCTTGCGGTCGATCTCCGACTCGTAGGGGTCACCGAGCTTCAGCTCCAGCCGGGTGCCGAACAGGTCGCGGATGGCGGTGCGGAACTCCGACCACTTGTTGGTGGCCGCGACGACGTGGATGCCGAAGCCGAGGCCGCGCGCGGCCAGATCGGTGATGGTGGACTCGACCTGCTCGAACTCCGAGCGCAGCGTCAGCCAGTTGTCCACGACCAGGAAGACGTCGCCGAACCCGTCGCCGGGGATGTCCCCGGCCGCCCGCAGCCGCCGGTACGCGGCGATGCCGTCGATGCCCCGCTCGGTGAACAGCCGCTCCCGGGCCTCCATCAGGCCCGCGACCTCGGCGACCGTACGGCGGACCCGGTCGGGGTCCAGCCGGGTGGCGACGCTGCCGACGTGCGGCAGGCCCTCCAGCCCGGCCAGCGAGCCGCCGCCGAAGTCCAGGCAGTAGAACTGGACCTCCTGGGGCGTGTGCATGAGCGCCAGCGAGCTGATCAGGGTGCGCAGCGCCGTCGACTTGCCGCTCACCGGCTGGCCCGCGATGCCCACGTGCCCGGCCGCGCCGGACAGGTCCAGCCACATCGGGTCGCGGCGCTGGTCGAACGGGCGGTCCACGATGCCGGCGAAGGCGTGCAGGCGGCCCCGGCCGTCCCATCCGGCGGTGGTGAAGCCGTGCTCCTCGGTGTGCTGGAGGTTGGGCAGCACCTGGTCCAGGGTCCCCGGCTCGTCCAGCGGGGGGAGCCAGATCTGGTGCGGCTCGGGCCCGGCGTCGACGAGCCGCTTGACCACCAGGTCGAAGAGGCTCTCCTTGGGCCCGTCGTCCCGCTTGGGCGTCGCCTGCTGCCCCTGCTGCGGCTGCTCGACCACCTGCGGCTGGATGTAGTCGGCGCCGAAGGCCACGATCTGCGGGGCCGCCTTCGGGGCGTCGCCGCGGGCCTGCTGGTCCGCCGCCGGCTCCGGCTCGTACGGGCCCGAGACGTAGGCGGCCCGGAACCGGGTCATCGTCTCGGTGCCGACCTTGAGGTAGCCGTGACCGGGGGCCTGCGGCAGCTCGTAGGCGTCCGGCACGCCCAGCACCACGCGCGACTCCGCGGCCGAGAACGTCCGCAGGCCGATGCGGTACGACAGGTGGGTGTCCAGTCCCCGCAGCTTGCCCTCCTCCAGGCGCTGCGAAGCCAGCAGCAGGTGCACGCCCAGTGACCGGCCCAGCCGGCCGATCATGACGAACAGCTCGGCGAAGTCGGGCTTGGCCGACAGCAGCTCGGAGAACTCGTCCAGCACGATGAACAGGGTCGGCATGGGCTTGAGCGGCGCGCCCTGCTCCCGGGCCTTCTCGTAGTCGCGCAGCGAGGCGTAGTTGCCCGCGGCCCGCAGCCACTCCTGGCGGCGGACCATCTCGCCGTGCAGCGCGTCGTACATGCGGTCGACCAGCGGGAGCTCGTCCTCCAGGTTGGTGATGATCGCCGAGACGTGCCGCAGCCCGTCCATCCCGAGGAAGGTCGCACCGCCCTTGAAGTCGACCAGGACGAAGTTCAGCGTCTCGGAGGAGTGGGTCATCACCAGCCCGAGCACCAGGGTGCGCAGGAACTCCGACTTACCGGCGCCGGTGGCGCCGATGCACAGGCCGTGCGGGCCGAAGCCGCCCTGCGCGGCCTCCTTGATGTCCAGCTCGACCGGCCGGCCCTCGGGGTTCACCCCGATGGGCACGCGCAGGCGGTTGCGCGGGGCCCGCGGCTGCCAGGCCGTCCGCGGCTCCAGGAGGCGGGGGTCGCCGACCTGCATCAGCGTGGTCAGCGTGGTGGACGCCGACAGGACGTCCATCTCCTCCCCGCCGCCGCTCGCGGCGGCGCTGGCCCGAAGCGGCGACAGCTGGCGGGCCAGCCCGTCGGCCTGCACGACGGTGAGCCGGTCCGGCCGGCCCAGCATCGTCGGCACGTCCTTGCCCGTCCGGTCGCGGCGCAGCATCGCCATCTTGTCCGCGGCGACCCGCAGGCGGAGCATCAGGTTGTCGGCCACCGGGGTCACCGCCCCGCTGATGTCGATCACGCAGACGCCCTCGATGCCGTCCGCGCCGAGCTGGGAGTCGGGGGTGACCTGCCCGCCGTCCACGATCACCACGTGGTACGGCAGGTCGTTGGGGGAGAGCCCGGGCGTGAACCGCGGCCGGTCCTTCAGCTCGCCCGCCAGCATGGCCTCCAGCATGGACAGGTTCGGCGCGATCAGCCGGACCGGCCCGGCGGCGTCGTGCTCGGTGGGATGCATGGAGTGCGGCAGCCACTTGACCCACTCCCAGTGGGGCAGGGCCTCCCGGCTCGCGCACACCGAGATCCGGACGTCGTCGGGGGAGTGGAACGTCGCGAGCTGGACGACCATCGCCCGGACCATGCCCCGGGCGACGTCGGGGTCGCCGGCGGGCACGATCCGGGAGAACGACGGCATGGACGCGGCGATCGGGAGGTTCGGCACCGTCGAGTGCGCCCGCACGAACCGGCGCAGCGCGCCCGCGGTCATCGGCTCCAGGTCCTCGACGGGCTTGGTCTCCGGCGGGATCAGCTGCACCGCGAGCTTCTGCGAGCCGGACCCGATCCGGATGTTGCCGAAGTCCTTGTCGGTCGGGCGCCGCTCCCAGAGCCGGGCGCTCATGACCAGCGACCACAGCGACTCCGGCGGCGGGCTGTTCCACTCCAGCGCCTCGCGCTGCTGCTCGGCGGCCTTGCGGACCTTGCGCCGGGCCTGCCCCAGGTAGCGGTAATAGTCCCGGCGGGCGCCGTTCAGCTTGAATTTGCGTTCGCCCGACCCGCGGCCCAGCTGGCCGACCATCATGAGGCCCATCGCCAGCGCCATACCGCCGCTGCTGATCATCATCATGGGATTCCGGGTGCCGCCGCCCAGGAACATCAGCCCCATCATGACCGGCATGATGATCATCGGCACGAAGGTCAGGACCTGCTGGAATCCGCCGCTCTGCTGCTCGGGGAGCTCGGGGGGCGACTCCAGTAGGATCTCACCCTTGGGCGTCGGCGGGGCCTGTCTGCGCTGCTGCCGCCGTACGAGGATGGTACTCACCTGGGGGTTCCTCCATGAGCCTGCATGACCGAGCGGCGAGTTCTGGCACGCCGTGTGGTGTTCGGTCCAGAATCTAGCGGTTGCTCTCGCTCGGTCCGGGCGAACATCCTAGGCTCCGCGCTGTGAACAGCAGGTGTCAAGATCAGGGAGGAATGGACTACCCGTGAACTCGCCGGCTGCCCCCCCGCTGTGCAGGGTGACCATCGTCGCGCCACGGCGCCGTGTCGATCTGTCGATGCCGACCGACGTGCCGCTCTCCTACATGCTGCCCACCCTGCTGCGCGCGGCCGGTGAGAATCTCGCCGACGCGGGGCTGGCCCACTCGGGCTGGGTGTTGCAGCGCCTGGACGACGCCCCCCTCGATCCCGCCCAGGACCTCGCGGCGCTCGGCGTGCGCGACGGCGAGATCCTTTACTTCCGGCCGCGGTCGGCCCAGCTGCCCGAGCTCGCGTTCGACGATGTGGCCGATGTCATCGCCAGCGGCATCCGGGAACGCTCGGACCGCTGGCGGCCGACGACCACCCGTTCGTTCGGCCTGGGCGTGGCCGGTGCGGCGCTGGCGGTCGGCGCCGTGGTGATCGCGCTGTCCGGGCCGTCCTGGATCTTTCCCGCGATCTCCGCCGCCGTGGTGGCCTTGATCACGCTCATCGCGGCCGGGGCCCTGTCCCGGGCCCTCGGCGACTCGGGCGCGGGCGCCGTCCTCGGGTACGCGGCGCTCCCGTACGCGTTCCTGGCCGGGCTCCTCGCGCCGGCCCGCTCCACCCTCCAGCTGGACGACCTCGGCGCCCCGCACATGCTCGCGGGCTTCGGGGTGCTGGCCTTCGGCGCCTTCCTCGCCGCCTTCATCGTCGTGGACGGCCTGCCGGTCTTCCTGG
This region includes:
- the eccCa gene encoding type VII secretion protein EccCa, with product MSTILVRRQQRRQAPPTPKGEILLESPPELPEQQSGGFQQVLTFVPMIIMPVMMGLMFLGGGTRNPMMMISSGGMALAMGLMMVGQLGRGSGERKFKLNGARRDYYRYLGQARRKVRKAAEQQREALEWNSPPPESLWSLVMSARLWERRPTDKDFGNIRIGSGSQKLAVQLIPPETKPVEDLEPMTAGALRRFVRAHSTVPNLPIAASMPSFSRIVPAGDPDVARGMVRAMVVQLATFHSPDDVRISVCASREALPHWEWVKWLPHSMHPTEHDAAGPVRLIAPNLSMLEAMLAGELKDRPRFTPGLSPNDLPYHVVIVDGGQVTPDSQLGADGIEGVCVIDISGAVTPVADNLMLRLRVAADKMAMLRRDRTGKDVPTMLGRPDRLTVVQADGLARQLSPLRASAAASGGGEEMDVLSASTTLTTLMQVGDPRLLEPRTAWQPRAPRNRLRVPIGVNPEGRPVELDIKEAAQGGFGPHGLCIGATGAGKSEFLRTLVLGLVMTHSSETLNFVLVDFKGGATFLGMDGLRHVSAIITNLEDELPLVDRMYDALHGEMVRRQEWLRAAGNYASLRDYEKAREQGAPLKPMPTLFIVLDEFSELLSAKPDFAELFVMIGRLGRSLGVHLLLASQRLEEGKLRGLDTHLSYRIGLRTFSAAESRVVLGVPDAYELPQAPGHGYLKVGTETMTRFRAAYVSGPYEPEPAADQQARGDAPKAAPQIVAFGADYIQPQVVEQPQQGQQATPKRDDGPKESLFDLVVKRLVDAGPEPHQIWLPPLDEPGTLDQVLPNLQHTEEHGFTTAGWDGRGRLHAFAGIVDRPFDQRRDPMWLDLSGAAGHVGIAGQPVSGKSTALRTLISSLALMHTPQEVQFYCLDFGGGSLAGLEGLPHVGSVATRLDPDRVRRTVAEVAGLMEARERLFTERGIDGIAAYRRLRAAGDIPGDGFGDVFLVVDNWLTLRSEFEQVESTITDLAARGLGFGIHVVAATNKWSEFRTAIRDLFGTRLELKLGDPYESEIDRKMAVNVPEGRPGRGLSREGLHFLTSLPRIDGRTTSEDVSDGLRHLVETVAASWRGRPGAPPVRMLPGLFPVTQLPQAADTGKPIPIGIDEDTLSPVLLNFEQDPHFIVVGDNECGKSNLMQLLAQSIKARNTPNEARLIMVDYHRAMLDVAEGDHVIGYAAAPAAATGLLKDINGALVARLPPADLTPEQLRNRSWWTGSDLYLLIDDYDLVATPSGNPIAQIAELLPQARDIGLHVIVSRAMGGAGRAMFDPVIQRLKDMASPALIMSGSKEEGALFGDVRAQPLPPGRGTFVDRRTGKRLIQTAFIGEQPNG